The genomic segment GACTATGTCAAGAACTATGACAAAGTGTTGGAGAAGAATTTCCCATCGGCCATGAAAGTCTATAGGGTTTTCTTTGATGGTGTTAAGGAATTTTTTGCCGACATGAAACGTTTCTTGAAGGTGGCTCGAATTGTCAACTCCTCGTCCAAGGGTCTAAAGACTTTGAACCGACAAGAACTAGAGCTGTACATGCAAATGCCACGAGATATGATCAAAGTTGCCCCGGCTTTGATATTATCCTCACTGCCTATGGTGGGCTATGCCATCTTTCCTTTGGTGTAAGTATGTTAaaatatattgcaataaatgtGTATTAAATATTAACTCTCATAATGTTTTTAGTGTTATGTATCCTCGAACATTTTTAACAGCGCACTTTTGGACACTGCAACAGCGGGCCGAGTTCCGGgaatattattttttggaaCGCTTAACCTACAATCGCCCTGTATTGCGTTGCTTGCAAGCAAAACTGAAGTCTCTCAAAAAGCATCCGAAACACGAGCAGTTCGCTCAGGTCTTAGGTCAATTAGGAAGTGGCACTCATCCCAGTGTCGAGCAAATTTTGGATATTAAAGACATTTTTGCCGATACCCCATTTAGCCTAGTCTCATTACCTGGAAAACATATCGTAAGTTGGATTCATACCGTTTAGACATTTTAAAACCGTataaaagcgaaaaaaaatccATGAAGCATAGCTAAAACAAACATCCTATATATGCGTGCCCATATTGCTTTTCTGGATCATacatgtgtttgttgttgttgtagtagccacattttcatgtggaagtgcgatcctcgtcaagctcctgtgggtgagcaagttcgttccggtccaaagcacCGATCGCCGCGCGAACAGAgcggccattgattatttaaaggcgccaataactcgccttgtcgccctatcgagtatcataggcactcagtatgtgtgcaagagccggtgccgcccggcctctaactgagactctccgttcgataccgctgatgaTCCGTGACTGCATTaacagctactccatatggagaatttcactatccgcaacctatggacccgcctggtagctcgcagctaagctcctCGTGACCGCAATGAAcaacacacagatcggacctcaatgttccagactGTGTAAATCATACATTGATATGTTGTTGTACTTCAACACTCGTTACCCATGGCAATGCTCGCAAATAGCACTTCGTTCATAGTTTTACATCAATAATCTGTGACAAAGACGGAATCTCGATTTCAGATCATACTTTACGGCTTTAAAAACTTCAAGACTCTTAAGCTAGACAATACCCAGTTGAAAGTCTaagcaataatttttaaaatcccCTAAATCCCAAAAAGAAACGAAAGAACGTTAAGCATAAGAAATCATGCTATTACCCACATATTAATTTCTTTACCCTTTTTCTTTCCCAGAAATTGCTCAACAAAATGCATGGCATCCCCCGTGGTTGGTTTAAGCGTCATAGTTTGTATGAGCATGCCTTCTTTATACACTACATGGATTTGGCCATTGGCCGGGAAGGTGGAGTCCACAATATGCCTTTAGAATCGCTGCGTAATGCTTGCTACATCCGCGGCCTAAATCCTGTAAATATGAGCAATGATGACATGATCACTTGGTTGCGTGGCTGGATTAAGGtttccaattcaattcaattggaACATTTAACATTGTTTTTGCATTTGCCCATATTCCTGGCCTATAATCATCCAAATAACTGGCAATTGTTGTATGGCAGCaaggacaaaaacaaaatacaaaatccTCCCCCATCGGAATAACAACATTTTTAACCTTTAGAATACTTAGAGCTGAAAATAGTCTGTTatgtaatgattttttttaattgttcctttatttttgttttttttttaggttttattaaagtcatgaaaaaaacaaataaaagttgcAAAGATTTTTTGCAACAATCtattgaaaacaaatataaatagaAAACTTATTTTGGAATGTCTGGAAAAGGTCGTAGATCTCTCGACGAGATGGCTgatcagttcaaaattcacctgttctgggtgccgggccacagagatatcccagggaattgtaaagtggatgagactaggaactaccctacacatttcagggacactggaatctgtgggtatgcctctagcgacatgtaagttaagttttcaggaccaggcccgaaggacaacgaatgatagatggtcacaaagagggggctgtgagtattccaaaactatgtggcctaatctagacttgaagaggtcttctgctttgctgtcattggctagaacagacgtctcagtcattgtgtccgtcatgacaggtcactgtctaatcggaaaacatgctgacagactaaacgttgccaacaacgacttttgcagaagctgtgagaacatcgaagaagaagagactatagaacaccttctgtgggtgtgtcccgcaccagcagttagaaggagttccactttaggttctcatttctttgagaacctttctgatttagcggatgtgaacattcgcaagttattggggtttttaaagcgatctggatggttcaacggttggaactagaaggcatcttccttcttctgtttcagtgatatcacaatgaacgaaaacgtctaagtgagtctgatggcagactgccacttaaacgtaacctaacctaaccttcgttaggttaggctaggttttaATAGTTTATAACCGTTTCAGTTTTATAGGAATAATCTTGAACATTTAGGGAACAGAGAGCCACCGTGGTGCAAAGACTAGCGTGACCGCCTATCGTGCCCAAACgctcgggttcaaatcctgccgccgagaacaccttaaaacatttttcagcggtggtaataCGCTCAccaaatgctggaaacatttgtgagtatttcagccatgtacaacttctcaacaaaatggttgttgttataacattttattgtgttctatctttcgtctgcttgattctgttgagtgtaaagacccaggaactctgcgactaagagggggtgcgtccacagggtctggccgggcagtttaccacgtgacgtgtatcgtgcggtccctggttacaatcgggccATACATCTTgaacgtcggcatcaatccttgctctgtaggagttgaggcggctgaatctgccggaacgtaattgagccagaactactctggtttgacgggggagatcaatttcttcaggtgcaatgggtggcggtcgttctccaaggactacattcacccggtagccatttaccgcatctgctaccgtgtctgcatgaatgtatgccgcttgatctaaaggttctctcttgtagcgatgAACCTCACgccctagatcatgtagatctaccttaaggcttctgggcagtggatatctatccacaagatgatgatttggatggtctctgccataacagcccaaaaggtattgtttagacagcatgtagttatgtcttcgcactggtaggatctttatctcctaatggaggtggtccacatgagatctgaggagacagcccgtcgcagttcggagggcggcattctgacagatctgaatattattccactgcgtatcACAAATTTGGCGAgaacacactggcgctgcataacttaccacagaccggccaattgttttgtacgtggtcaacaaggtttctttgtctgcaccccaagtgctgccagcaagtggcttgaggaccttgtttctacttttgactttattgcagattgctgtggcatgtgggcagAATGGCTTTCCGTTTCcacttgcaaagaaaatctccgatcattgagctcgtcttgagAGAGAATCaaacaaatattgcaaaatttaatgatcttcgccccaacaggcaaaaaacttgaaatgggaAAATACTCTTCATAGCATAGTCTCAGCCAGAAAACATGCCTTTTGACACATCCTACCGATGAGTTTGGTGGCACCAAACGAACTCGCGATCTAGAGAACCAGTCAAAAGCTGACACTACAAACTCATTTTCTCTGCTTaactttaacaagtaagagcgtgctaagttcggccgggccgaatcttatataccctccaccatggatctcatttgtcgagttccatgCTATTgtagctataccaagttataatccgattcggaccataaattaatgtcaaacattgtagaagtcattgtgtaatatttcagttcattcggatatgaattctgccttataggggctcaaaaatcaaaatcgggagataggtttatatgggagctgtatcaagctatagatcgattcaaaccatataagacacgtatgttgagggtcatgagagaagccgttgtacagaatttcagccaaatcgaatgagaattgcgccctctagaggctcaagaagtcaagatcccagatcgggttatatggcagctatatcaggttatgtaccgattttcgccatacttagcacatttattggaagtcataaccaaacacctcatgcaaaatttcagccaaagcggactagaattgcgctctctattggctcaagaagtcaagatccaaattctgcaaaaaaaaaactaaacttccGACAACTATAAATGTATCGTTCATAAAAGTTGTGTAAAAAACCCAGGCAATTTTTATTTCCATCTCTCCTTGTTCGTTGTACATATTCATTTCTGCAAATGGATAATTTTTAACTGTTTGCTTGCTTCCCACAAGTTTGTAATCACCAAAAACTATAAAAGTCTTCAAgttattttcttagaaaatattgtttgttttttaaaatttttattctctCCTTTCTTTAATGTTTAAAGAAACAACTTCGCTAAACAACTATTTAGAAAATGTCAAGTAAATGTGGCAAACAAATTTACTTCTTGGCAGCGCCCTTCTTAACGCCCTTAGCCTTCAATTCACGAATGCGTTCGCGTTTGTCCTTTTTCAGTTTGCGCACGGAGCCATCATCCTTGGTGCGCTTCTTCAAAGTGTTGAAGGCAATGGTAAGCAACTTGTTGCGTTGACGTTTGGCATAACGCAATTTGAAACGATCGAAATCGTTCAATTGGGAACGCTAAAAAATGTAAAGGGAGAACatcaaattaataaaatgaaaatataaaatcaTAACGCATTGTCACAGGATTTTTcagttattacaaaaaaattagctTCATTTATGTATCAGCCGGCAATTCCTATCAAGAACTTTCATTATCATCATGTAGAGGGTCAAATGGATAGATTTTTTTAGTACATAcctaaaaaaaaagagaaaatagaACTATTAAAACCAAACCTTAGCAAGAGTATCAGTAGTATTTGATGACAATGAATAGCTTCAGTTAGTAGAAAATTAGCTTCATTTATGTATCAGCCGGCAATTCCTATCAAGAACTTTCATTATCATCATGCTTTTGAGTTCTTTTTTTATGATGTTAATTGAGCGAGTCTGGCTTTCGCACATACCTTGCAAATGTTTTGAGCCTTGGAGGACCAGGGACTGACTTTCCATTGGGCCTTCAAGTCACTGTCCTGCCATGTCTTGCGCACAATGCGTGTGGGGGCAGTATAGGGGAACTTGATGCGGTACTTGGTCAAGTGCATGTTGTTCAATCTGTATTCTTGGCGGGGAACACCGGTCAAGGGGCCATCAACGAGAACCTATAAAAAAATGACATTCAAGTTAGATATACAAATCTGTCTTGAATCAGAAAGACTATCGGCATATAATTGCTTGTTTACGTTTTCAGCATTTATGGTATGATAGCTTCAGTTATGTATCAGTTGGCACTTCCTATCAAGAAGCCAATAATCATCATGATCAACactaaacaaacaacaataatgCCTATTGTCTTTTTTTCAGAATGGAAGTTTACTTACCCGGTTTTGGTCGATCACGTCGACGATGGCGACGAGACGTCCCTTCAAGGGACCAGCCGAGCATTTCGCTATGCGACCAGTTTGTACAAATCTTTGGAAGGGCTATAATGAAGTAAACAAAACAATTGTTACTCTCCAATGAAGCAAAGTCACACTAATTATATTTCTCTTCACATATTGTTAATTGTGGAAAGATTTGTTTCAAGACTAGCATAGCAAAAGCCTACAAACACGTTGTGCTCACATTTCGCGTATTTCCACTGACACATTGTCAGCTGTCAAATGCATGCTGAGCTCTGCCACTAGACATCGCCACGAATTTTTCAGCATTTTTACAACAATTTACCACTTTGGGATCACAATTTCTATGCTGCAAGATTTGTTGTTAATAAATTTCGAAATATTAACACCGCTAAACGAGCTTGTAACAAATTTCCACACattttcagcaatttttttcgaagaaaaactCGAAAACATTCCTTACCATGACTGCTAACCGGAAGAAAAGAAATGTAAAAGAACGAGACAAAATGAAGACGCCATATTGCTAGAAATTCTAGCAGTTTTTTATTGTAATAGATTAACCATGTAGCCGTGTTTACACAGAAAAACTGCGCAGTGTTGTACTAAATGCTTTTGTTGATAGAATATTTAATGGGACATTCACATATGAAGACGTATATTAAAAACTCTATCAGGCTTAAGGCTGGTGCtaccaaagagcgtaagaagaagaagagagggtttctgctttgtcctCCCCGTAtcgtaaaataactcgcgttatagacacaacattttcaatgtattccaattggaatcaTTTTGAGGGtgcaacattttttctttttttgttttgatttgccaTTCTTTGGAACATTTTTTGTATTTCACTTTGTGTTATTAATTCATCGTGAATTAATTTTAGTTCATTTCGGGTTTTTTAAAACGCAAAGTATTTTTTTCGTGTCGCTTGTGCTATTTGTtaacttttaattaaattttttgtttaatgtgaaaaaaaaatgattaaatttaAAGGGAATTCGATTTGTAGTCTAAGTTCCTTTGGATTTAATCATTTTAATAGTGAAAAGTGCCGGTTTATTACGGATGACAAACTTCGGTCGTCGCGagttaaaatgtttaaaaaaagaaaatagtttATTAAAGTGGCTTAATTTAAAGGGACTTAGATTAACAATCTAATTTCCTTTAAATTTAATCACTTTATgtgcaaaaaattggaaaaaaaggtTTCGGTTGTcgcgtgtgtttgtgtgttgatGTCGTATTTGgtaaaaaagttcaaaaataaaaacaattaagaaaatttaaacttATTATTCGGTAATGGATGAAATTGTGTCCTTAACTGGATGGAGCAACGTATATAAACTCCAATTTTCTGGAGTGTTACAGGGTTCCGTCGTGGAATGAAACCCTATAACAGTTGGAAATTTGGGGAAAGTAATTTCTCTCTTGTATAAATCTCTTTCTAGGAGAGAGCTATCCATTTGGCGCGCTGTCAATGGAAATCgcgcaaaatttccattattaTATGAAGGAAAATTCTCAGTGCGGTTGAGAATttatcaggattcactgaataaggttaagccaagcgatcagccgatatacttttttttaatatttggcagtacttggcattgaggatgtcaacttgttctctttttacattcattctttgtttacgttttctcctatatgatgacattttcaatcgtcagatttgacatccttaatgatgtttatggggcctatccactttgtgttttgcatgtgacctaaccttctattagtgaatcctgagaatttataaaaaagttAGTAAAATTCTCGGTGCGGTTgagaatcaattaaaaataatgaaGTGCGTACTGTGCCGGCGGGAGAAGTGGATATCCACTTCGTCACGTTTCCAAAAGACGATATAGATCACTGGTGCGCTAACCTGCGTATTAATAAAAATGAAGTTCATAGTGGTACACGGCTATGAGGTAGACATTTTGAGCCGGATTGTTTTCTAAAGCGTCGTCTCCGCAAGGGATCCAGGCCTACCCTGAATTTAGGTAAGTACCCTCGTTCTGTCCCTTgtatgtgtttctttttttttcatgaagTAATCTCTTGTATATTTAATagtaaaataaaaacatgtaaaagcgtgttaagttcggccgggccgaatcttatataccctccaccatggatcgcatttgtcgagttctttttccggcatctcttcttaggccaaaaatgatataagaaaagatttgctctgctattagagcgatatcaagatatggtccgatttggaccacaattaattacatgttggaaatctgtgtaaaatgtcagccaattcgaataagacttgcgccctttggtggctcaagaagtaaaataaataatagtGAGAACAAGTAAGaccgtgttaagtttggccacgcccaattttatatatattaacgTACacggctagatagacttaaaatgtcatgacgatgaataatcgtcttatatataaaaatcaatttgtgttttttgtttgtttgtttgtgtgttccttacagactcagaaacgactgaaccgatttcttgaaattttcactgatggtgcataatgatctcgtagtgaaaataggctactacatttgttgatatctgaatgcatatctcggagatgggtggtgcgatttaagcgaaattttgtgtgctctcttatagaaagctaaaaacaaaaatttggtatgggacatatttaccgaacatttcaatatgggacttaaatgaaaggtatatgtgagtaaaacatgaatctgatatccaaatttgggaccgaatttctggtggtccaccccttatggggcttaaatacaaGTTAtagagtgtagaatacgaatgtgatatccaaatatgggaccaagtgtttggggggcccttccaaaaacaacccccaaacaggagttatttactgaccatggcaatattgggctcaaatgggagtaaagtatgaatctgatatcaatattcgggaaaaagtgtgtatggggcaccccacccccataacaccacccatataggacgtatttgctgaccattccagtATGGGgttgtaataagaagtatttgagagtagaacacgaatctgatatatattttcagggccttCTCACTGAACGGCTACTTcatcccccataacaccacccatcaTTTCTtaatcgaccatcacagtcagctctgtattcacctcacgcgtatttgcagTAAActatgtggctgaagatttagtggcagatatcttcagatttcaatGGTTGGGGGGGCTAATGCTAAGTCGTATAATCGTCCGCATATAATACGTTCTTTTGCCGTCTGGagagggtggaatggaggataggtagagtttAAGcggtgccggagatatcacaccaccttcGGGAACTCCAGGTGGGGTGATTTCATTCTggtctggctggacagttaaacagatgacgtgtgtcgtgtggtccctggtcacaatcgggacatacatattGCACgccggcatcaatccttgctctttaGGAGAtgaagcggctgcatctgccggattgtAATTATTAGGGGTTGTCTTCTTCTTATTCCACTTGAAACCGAATGttggaataaaaagaaatacGAAATATCGTATGTTCTACCCCTTCAATCCATACATGCTGTGTCTTTAAACTTTGTCACTCGTTATCTCGAATTGCGGTCTAAAGCcaactcttcttcttcttacgctctttgggtACTACGTTCTTTTTTACGCAACAATTtccgaaaatcgttctttcggtggtttgacaaggttgatatttttgggtttctttggccaaaatgttgccatttacaaataaaaattaatatggcatcaaacaatttatcaCCTGCTTACGTGCATGTGTATACACAAATGTGACTGTGTGTGGGTCGTACTAAAATTCAtaaatgttgttgtaatttcaaccaaaactcaccccttcgtaattaataaataatgaaacacaaaacaattaaaCAAGAGACAAATGCagcatttatttgcaaaaataattagattttctAGCATTTTTACTGTTATAAGTAAAATGAGCCCATCTTTCCAGaagcctttgtcagcatcttccacttttatTGAGATATTGTTATTGTAATTGCAAGATCAAAAGCACAACACATTGTTTCACAAACCTTATTTTGTTCGTACTGGTTGATCGAGTTGCTTGTTCGTTCATTAATATCCTTAAAACAGAGTTTTCTGTTTAGCTTTTCAGACGGAACGCTGTcaaactccattaaaaaaaacgtcggcgaaacgatGGACGAAAATATGCGAAAAGGTAGTACTCCGCTTATAGTGAAGAAAACGGCAAAATATACTTTAGTGGCAACGCTTAACATCATTGTCTGCAtcagttttgttttaattggtttcaatggctcgtttttttctttttgttgttttgattcAAAAATACAACCAttagtgcagataaaaaacagcttttggtatgaaaataaaaacaaaaaatttatctgTCAAATTCCGCAAacggaacaattaaagatttccgcgactattccgaaagctgaATAAAATACCAACCTTAAGCATAGTACTGACTTTGACTTTTCACATGAACAACcgtcaaaacgcactataaaaaatggtgacgaaagTAATGCGAACgcattccgtacaagtggtcAGGAtacattcatttacaggtagtagctgttgcccaacaacaaaatattgagtgcactatccgtcaaaatcagtgattagtgcaacgcTGATTTGTGAATGTTACTTGTTcgcggccaccgtagcgcaaaggttaacatgtccgcccatgacgctgaacgcctggattcgaatcctagcgagaccatcagaaaaaaatttcagcggtagttttccgcTCCAAATGCTGGTagcatttgagaggtactatgtcatgtaagacttccctccaaagaggtgtcgcattgcggcacgccattcggatttggctataaaaaagaggccccttatcattgagcttaaacttgaatcggactgtactcattgatatgtgagaaatttacccctgctccttagtggaataatagtttttctgcaaattttcactggaagtcgttcgcgtacttttgcttgaAAATTCTTTAGAGAGAGTAAAATGGatcttaggttaggtaagagtggcaatcCTCTactgactcacttagacaatttttggtacattgtgataccacagtagtgacagACCAAGACTTATGGCGGGAATCGAATCCACAACCCCTCCACTGGCAATCCAAGcacactaccaactcggctaccggggcgcccaaaaATGgatcttactctcctgcaaatgtttactggaaaagtacgctaACATACCTAATTaatggtggtctcatttgtacaacaatttGTGTATGTACACGTGTGCGTAAATGAGCAAAGAAAATGCGAGAAAGATGATAACAACAAagtgaatgcaaacaaaaatctgacatcttaatgccgtcaaacctggccgattgttaacagctgttcgcgggAGACAACCTTTTTAAATCCATCTTGCGTTGCAATTACaatttctttttgccattttcctcactttaGACAGTAATTAAGtaagttgttttattttttttcttttctctgaCAAATGACAATGTTTACAACGAATGGTCATAATGAATAAATTTATAACTGTTGTTACCTTATTCTAATCCATTGAATTTGTGGGTAACACTACTTTGCAAGATATGAAAATGGCATGTTAAATAACGTGTATGAAAGAGAATGCTCTTGGCTAACTGTAATGCGACAGGCATTGGCTGTCAAGAAAGATAAACAAACGTAACTCACTATagacagagtactactttttcgccTATTATCCATTCCGCTCGAAAAGCTGGACAGAATACCCAGCTTAAGGGttagtattctattctgctttcggaatagcagccgaaattttcaattgtttcgCGAGCAAAATTTGGCAGCAATCAAAGggttttgtttccataccaaaatacgtttctttatctgcacttactGTTTTCtcaaacaaataaagaaaaacgaaccactgaaaccaataaaacaaacaaaaatgatgcctgcaatagttttaagtgttgccactattgTAGGTTTttgccatgacataattaccaatACCAATACACATctaagtacaattttttctcgcgaagtgcactatctgacaacgagttttggttgtgtgtgtgtattagagttaagaaccatagcacacacaaacaacgaaaaatggcgcgaactagttacatacacaaaatcagagttgcttCGATCGCTGATTTTGACAgttagtgcactcaatattatgttgttggccaactgccactacctgtaactGATTATATCTTGGGTTTGTGCCATTTTCCTTGCTATAAGCAGAGTGCGAATTTTCcgccaacgtttcgccgactTTTTTCTTATATGGAGTTTaacagcattccgcctgaaaagaGGAACAGAATACCCAGCTTAAGCTGGCGAATCCGCTAAACTGCTAATTAAACAACCCAGatgttttgtgaaaaattttcacagataacgATCTGTTTTGATATATGGTGGCAACGTAGCTTAAGTTTTGTTCGAAATGTCATTTCGTCGGTTTGTttttaagaagaagaagaagaggactGTTTTTCTCTCTCACCAGCACGTGGAATTATAGAATTGCTGGTCAAAAtataacttaaattttaattttaataaaatccaaCCGATAAAGCGATGCCTGAGGATGAGGGAACTGACAAAAAGAAAACCCACCGAGCCCGGCAATCCGGTGTTAAGGCGgagaaaaagaaattaaaagcgAAAAAAGATTCCAATCAAAAGGAGCCAAATTTAACAGCACGCCAAAGgaatccaaaagcatttgccATCAATTCTGCAATAAGCGCAGAGAGAAATTTTAGGCGCAAGGAAGATATAACAGCTAAGAAACAACACATACCTGTGGTTGATCAAACACCCGATGAACCTCCTCCAGTGCTAATTGCAGTTGTGGGACCACCCAAGGTGGGCAAAACTACGCTGATAAACAACTTGATAAGAAGTTTCACCAGGACTAATGTTAATGATATAAAGGGTCCCATTACCATAGTGACCTCTAAGAAGAGACGTATTACACTTTTGGAATGCAACAATGATATAAATTCCATGATCGATGTGGCCAAGTGCGCCGATTTGGTTCTGCTAATGTGTGATGCCAGTTATGGTTTCGAAATGGAAATCTTTGAGTT from the Stomoxys calcitrans chromosome 1, idStoCalc2.1, whole genome shotgun sequence genome contains:
- the LOC106087163 gene encoding large ribosomal subunit protein eL14; the protein is MPFQRFVQTGRIAKCSAGPLKGRLVAIVDVIDQNRVLVDGPLTGVPRQEYRLNNMHLTKYRIKFPYTAPTRIVRKTWQDSDLKAQWKVSPWSSKAQNICKRSQLNDFDRFKLRYAKRQRNKLLTIAFNTLKKRTKDDGSVRKLKKDKRERIRELKAKGVKKGAAKK
- the LOC106087175 gene encoding LETM1 domain-containing protein 1; this encodes MTLVLRLTRLRATSALSQESLFQHTCLGNNALLRRRHYVTSSDPAPKKSTSSTPIPPNSSEYDTKKETPHLPNNDGFDAKSAKMKFTENVNKLQQATAPIKDAAKQAVINKAKLSPQQVRENVRGYMFTRFFDYVKNYDKVLEKNFPSAMKVYRVFFDGVKEFFADMKRFLKVARIVNSSSKGLKTLNRQELELYMQMPRDMIKVAPALILSSLPMVGYAIFPLVVMYPRTFLTAHFWTLQQRAEFREYYFLERLTYNRPVLRCLQAKLKSLKKHPKHEQFAQVLGQLGSGTHPSVEQILDIKDIFADTPFSLVSLPGKHIKLLNKMHGIPRGWFKRHSLYEHAFFIHYMDLAIGREGGVHNMPLESLRNACYIRGLNPVNMSNDDMITWLRGWIKVSNSIQLEHLTLFLHLPIFLAYNHPNNWQLLYGSKDKNKIQNPPPSE